The genomic window AGAGGGGTTGTTGTTATAGTCCTCGGTTCCGCCGTCcgttttaaaacaaacaaacaacaaccaatGACAATGGAGGTGTGCTCCGCTTAAGTTGTCCCGTCTgtacaaaagagaaagaataaagGTTCCGCTTTGTGTCCGGGGTCTGCGGCCGGAAGTATTTTGAAGGGTATGACAATTTAAGGTAGCCAaacttttagttttaatttgagtAACGTTATCATATATATTGTTTTGTAAAGTGTAAAGAGATTGATTAACGAGACACGTTAGCCGtagtgaaaacacagacagtaacaAACATATTGATATAAAATTTGCTGGATAGCTAAGAGTTGCTAACAAAATTAGATTTTGATGATGAGAACGTTATGCTAACGTTTAAGCCAAAGAAAATACCGTCCTCTGAGTAGTTTGCTTATTTGTCcagaattaaaatgaaatccaCACTGAAACCACAACGAGGTAAGTTTACTTGGATTGGTCTAAGTTTGCTTTGTCAGGAAGTCAATTTTATTATCTTAACAAGTTACTGAGTAACAGAACTGTATTAACTAAGTTTGATAACATACTGTTTAAAGTGCCGAACAATGAGTATATAAGGACATGACGAGCCCAGCTGAGTATTATAGCCAGAGAGTTTTGGGAGTCTTTGACAACATGGGAATAGCTCGTGGACTACAGCTTATTACACTTACGCACATCTTGCTGTGCTGTGCATCTCTGTAAGTTAATTTTGCAGTGTGGCTTGCACCGTGTCACCGTGGTCACACAGCAAACCCTCATTCTTAatgattttttctttcagtccTCATATGGAGTTTGCTATCCGGCACACCTGGGATAGCAATCCTGTGGATCATGACCCCATCAGGATCATTTTCTCTCCTGGACAAGGGGGACTGAAGATGCAGGTGTCTGGTCCATTCTTCAATgatccagcagctcctccagggCCCCCTGGTCACGCCTTCCCCGGACTCTGGGATTATGAAGGTAGGAGCGCAGACCTAAAGATGATGTATGTATGGTCTAAACTAAACAGTTTTCTAGACATGCAAATACTGTTTATATAGAAAAAAGCTTTGAGATTTATTAACAAATAGATGATGAATATCTATGAATAAACTGATTGTAAAAGGGTGgtcttaaaaaatgttttaaggaACCGTGATACAAAGAAAAAATTagaatcaaaaatcaaaattataattttaaaaagcatccatccattcatATAATTATCATTTAAGGACTAAACTGGCACATAAAGtgttaattttattaatttaattttataattttctttaaaCCAAAAGTTTTAAATGATATTTCTTAAATGTACATTGAATGAATCACTTTAAAACGTGTTTTTGCGTGGCTAATTAAAGgtatagttcaacatttttacaaaatgtgctaatttgctttcttgaGGAGATTGACACCACCCTATCTGTCCATTTAGTTCAATTTtcacagagactggaaacaagaggaaacagctagcctagctatgtccaaaggttaaaaaaaaaatctaaagctcacaaattagcatgttatatctcatttgtttaagtTGTACAAACATTTATGTATAAGAACAACAACTAGTGGGTCCCTTcttgttttcagtatttttactttgctAAGCTAACTGTATTAAAGCCCCAGTTTCATAATGAATGACAGATATGAGCACAGAATCAATCTGTGCACCTGTTGCTAACTCTAAGCAAGAAAgtgaatttcccaaaatgttgaactgccCTCTTAACTGATTCTAACtatccaataaaaaaaaacatggaattATTCCATTGATAGCTCCAGACTCCATCATACTGATTTAAACAGAActttaaaaactacaaaaaggTCACATTCATGGCCTATTGTAATAGATTACATAAGgatgtgttatgtgttatgtgttacTATAGTTCCCACCCCCCAATAGTAGTATTTATCATAACACTGTAATATGATTTTAGGATGCTCTAAAAGCTTTAATCAAATTATGAATGTAGTCCAATGAGGTCTGAAAGACTAGGAACCAGCTCTGTTTATGAGGCCATAACAGCAATtgcattatcattattatgGTGACAGCAATTAAACCGTGTAATGAGGTTGAGTAATAACAATCCTATCTAATTGACCTTAAGTAAGTTCGATTTCTGGTTAATGAGTCCCACATATTTGACCTCATTAATGTTAGTTATTAGATTGGAAACCAGTCCCATTATAATCTAGGTAGATAATGAGCACACTGCCAGATTAGCGGGTGCTGGTCCTCATATCTTATTTGAAAGTTTATGTACTTACTTATGCATGATATTATTAAACTGTaatgaaaactcaaaaaaataattattgttatttccCCCTTGAAATAGGTGCTGATGAGGTTAATAACACATTTAAAGCATTAATGTAAGGTTAAaggtctttgtctgtttttttcctcttcatttcctcAGTTGTTGAGTCCTTCTTCCTTGACAGTACTACAGAAAATTACCTGGAGGTGGAGCTTTGCCCGTAAGTACAGAGATAAGCTGTTGTATATGTCTGTGACTACATGTTTGTCACAGTACAACAATGAGACAacttcttcttgtttttattttagacaTGGACAACACCTGATATTGTTGCTCTCAGGAGTCGGCCAGGCATTTGTGGTAGGCAGACATCAAGAGAATTTTTGAGAGGCTTTCTTGTTTTAGATGATAAGTATTTCTAACTATTCtccttatttttttctccagcaaCAACTGCCCTTGGTGTTTACTTCCACGATCGCGGGGGACAGGTGGGTGGGTGAGGCTCTCCTCCCCTGGTCATACTTCCCTCCTAATGTTAACAAGATGAACTCCTACGCCATCCATGGTTCAGGAGAGAAGCGTACATATGAGGCTCTCTACCCCATTCCCAAGGAGGAGATTGCAGAAGGCCAAAAACCCAACTTGTGAGTATGCTGACAGTGTGTACAGTTGTTCAAGGTCATTATTCATAGCAAAACGTTGCTGTGTTTTGGGGTGAAGCAGCAGCAATTTACTCCATTCATAAAGTTGGGGGACTAGAAAAATAGTGGCCAAAATCAGAGCAGTGGAGGTTGACATATCTTGACTCTTAGTCTGCGGGGAGCAACAGTGGATCCCATGTTCCCCATAATGCAATGTCATGAAATCTTTCATTAGACTTCCCCTTATTTGTAAATGCCCATGTCTGTCAAAACATCCATACACTCCAGTGTGTAACAGGATTTCTTTGGACATTTAAGGTCCCAGACTCAATCAGTATAATCccgatgacatcatcagggttattttctcacatTAGGGAAATGTTAGAGAACTCCCTCCAGAGCTTTAGAGGACATTACACaagtgttttcacaggctgagtagtaTTTCTTGCAAAGAGTAAACTGATCTCTATGTCTAAAATCAGAGCCCCTTTAATTTCTTTAGTTTTCACAGACAGACTTATAAGTGTTTATTTTAGATTTGTGAGCTAGTAGCCAGCACTTGGGTAGATAATTACACTCAGAAGATGAGATGTACAGTTTATGCATGTAGGCATGTGTGGGTTTTATGCATCCTATAttacattctctctctgtctcttagcCACCGCCTGGAGTATTTCCAAAATTTTCGCCTGCAAAGCATCATGGGAGAAGGATGGGTCCAGCCAGAGTCTGATCTTTGGAAAGGAAAACCCTGAGCTTTACAAAAACACTCCCttatttcactctctctctctgtctctttcttgcacacacagacacacacacacatatgcacacaccaCAGTGGCAGGGCAATAGTACAAATACTCACTGCCTAGGAACAAAGGGCAATCAATCTTTATTAGTTAATGATCTCAAATGATGTGACAAGAAATATGTTATCAGCTTGTCGGAGCGTATTAGCCttcacacactgcacactgacacgcacacacatcacaaGCTATTGGACATCACCTTATATTGTGTGTGACCTACCACAGTCATACTGCGGATGGTGGCAAGGAATGCTCACTTACGCCTTTAGCTTCTGTATAGCCTGTGTGTTTCACTTCAATGACATGAATACAGATGGTTCTTGCCCTGttgatgcacacaaacacacaaacaaccagacacacactattacagtgaaaacatcttTTGAATGAGAGATGTACTGTAATTAAATCATTCTGCAATTTTTCCACTACCtttcttgattttcttttaccaataaatatgtttacaaATTGATCACTTATTGCAGGTGAAGTTAATcagcttttcttctctctgactGCTTGACAAATGTCACTTTAATTGTATTTCTGATATGTGATCATgtttcagtgtctctgtttatctattaaagcaatatttcatcattttgggaaatgGCTTTCTTTTTTGGCTTTCATGCTGAGAGGTAGATAAGAAGGTAGCAGTGGTTGAATAAGCACTCAGATCATTTACACGAGGGACCAGTACAGTAATGTAGAAATAGAAAAAGTCCTGAATTACAGCAACAATTGGcctttgtttttacacatttttgtgtAGAATAAAAAGGCAAAGTGTTCTGTGTCAATTAGTGAGCTTAGCGCTACTGTTTCCCCtttctaagctaagctaaccgacTCCCGGCTTCAGCTACATAGTTTGCATACAGATGTGAGACTGGTATTAACCTTCTCATGACATGACTGATGTGGAATATATTGTTTATCCTCTCATTATATAAAACAATTGTATAATGGGGCTTCAACATGACATGAATGAACGACAGTAACGTAATAGCTGCTTAGAATGCTGAATTGACTCATCTTGTCACACTGCAGTTTATTCTcctcatactgtatatacacacattaagcactttattaggaacacctgtacaccagTTCATTAATGCAATTATCAGCCAATCAAGTGGCAGCAGTGGAATGCATATATTCATATAGATACAGGTCAGAAGCTTCAGTTattgttcacatc from Lates calcarifer isolate ASB-BC8 linkage group LG5, TLL_Latcal_v3, whole genome shotgun sequence includes these protein-coding regions:
- the lg5h4orf33 gene encoding UPF0462 protein C4orf33 homolog isoform X2 codes for the protein MEFAIRHTWDSNPVDHDPIRIIFSPGQGGLKMQVSGPFFNDPAAPPGPPGHAFPGLWDYEVVESFFLDSTTENYLEVELCPHGQHLILLLSGVGQAFVQQLPLVFTSTIAGDRWVGEALLPWSYFPPNVNKMNSYAIHGSGEKRTYEALYPIPKEEIAEGQKPNFHRLEYFQNFRLQSIMGEGWVQPESDLWKGKP
- the lg5h4orf33 gene encoding UPF0462 protein C4orf33 homolog isoform X1, which produces MTSPAEYYSQRVLGVFDNMGIARGLQLITLTHILLCCASLPHMEFAIRHTWDSNPVDHDPIRIIFSPGQGGLKMQVSGPFFNDPAAPPGPPGHAFPGLWDYEVVESFFLDSTTENYLEVELCPHGQHLILLLSGVGQAFVQQLPLVFTSTIAGDRWVGEALLPWSYFPPNVNKMNSYAIHGSGEKRTYEALYPIPKEEIAEGQKPNFHRLEYFQNFRLQSIMGEGWVQPESDLWKGKP